A single Actinomadura algeriensis DNA region contains:
- a CDS encoding WhiB family transcriptional regulator — protein sequence MWITDWTARAACRNADPDALFVQGAAQNRAKLICRGCPVRTECLADALDNRIEFGVWGGMTERERRALLRRRPDVRSWRDLLETAKEEYERSADADEEELVAS from the coding sequence ATGTGGATCACGGATTGGACCGCCCGCGCCGCCTGCCGTAACGCGGACCCGGACGCTCTGTTCGTGCAGGGTGCGGCGCAGAACCGGGCCAAGCTCATCTGTCGCGGTTGCCCGGTGCGGACGGAGTGTCTCGCGGATGCGCTGGACAACCGGATCGAGTTCGGTGTCTGGGGTGGGATGACCGAGCGTGAGCGACGGGCGCTGCTGCGGCGGCGGCCGGACGTGCGGTCGTGGCGCGACCTGCTGGAGACCGCCAAGGAGGAGTACGAGCGGTCGGCGGACGCCGACGAGGAAGAACTCGTCGCCAGCTGA
- a CDS encoding penicillin-binding protein — protein sequence MRVANSDRGKALTTLIKLLGTGIVAGVLVALVALPGVGSTGITARDAANNFQGMDSDLNTSPPSEKTVLYDTDGKPFATFFDKYRESVRLDQIAPIMRTAMIDIEDSRFYEHGAMDLEGTLRALASNVQSTTTQGGSTLTQQYVKNLLVDSAQTQAEYQEVTSPTVGRKIRELRYALEVERTMSKDQILEGYLNIAYFGGGAYGVQAASKRYFSKPAAKLTLGEAALLAGITQNPTAYEPHRNPKDARARRDVVLHRMAELGHITKAQANEAAAKPIELNPTEPVGGCQTSKAPYFCEYVKYDVLNALAGGKYWQMEPKEQQTIVNKMNRGGYTVRTTLDMDKQQAVDKALRSIVDPQGNRVGAEAMVEPGTGKIRAIGLSKHFGPGKGKTTINLPADTAHGGGTGVSAGSTFKVFTLAAALEQGIPVNTSIKSPETMSVSGFQACPYYGTYQGKKYNGELLGGGPPWRVSNAGDSQSGTFNLKTGTWGSVNTFYAQLEKRVGVCNAVKMAERFGMKQGNGQPLLPVPAQVLGVNDVDMVHLAAAYAGFAAGGKYCKPLAVTEVVDRTGKAVKLPKHECKQVIDKDVANKVASILHANMSKGTPKGRNIGRPAAAKTGTCEAHTCADFAGFTPNLAAAVAYWDFRGPWQYKVYGVYGAGTPGAIWQNSMREALQGEPAPGFNAPARNFGDTTKVPNVANQPLDVARKTIEGVGLKVQISPANSDKPRNTVVSSSPGADTEAAPGSTVILYVSNGRPE from the coding sequence GTGCGCGTTGCGAATTCGGATCGGGGTAAGGCCCTCACCACGCTGATCAAGCTGTTGGGGACGGGCATCGTCGCGGGCGTGCTGGTCGCCTTGGTCGCCTTGCCGGGCGTCGGAAGCACGGGGATCACCGCGCGCGACGCCGCGAACAACTTCCAGGGGATGGACAGCGACCTCAACACCTCGCCGCCGTCGGAGAAGACGGTGCTGTACGACACCGATGGCAAGCCGTTCGCCACGTTCTTCGACAAGTACCGCGAGTCCGTCCGGCTCGACCAGATCGCCCCCATCATGCGGACGGCGATGATCGACATCGAGGACTCGCGGTTCTACGAGCACGGCGCCATGGACCTCGAGGGCACCCTGCGCGCCCTCGCCTCCAACGTGCAGTCCACGACGACGCAGGGCGGCTCCACGCTCACCCAGCAGTACGTGAAGAACCTGCTGGTCGACAGCGCCCAGACGCAGGCGGAGTACCAGGAGGTCACCTCCCCGACCGTCGGCCGCAAGATCCGCGAGCTGCGCTACGCCCTCGAGGTCGAGCGGACGATGTCCAAGGACCAGATCCTCGAGGGCTACCTGAACATCGCGTACTTCGGCGGCGGCGCGTACGGCGTCCAGGCCGCGTCCAAGCGCTACTTCAGCAAGCCCGCGGCCAAGCTGACCCTCGGCGAAGCCGCACTTCTCGCCGGCATCACCCAGAACCCCACCGCGTACGAGCCCCACCGCAACCCGAAGGACGCGCGCGCGCGTCGTGACGTCGTCCTCCACCGGATGGCCGAGCTGGGGCACATCACCAAGGCCCAGGCCAACGAGGCCGCCGCCAAGCCGATCGAACTGAACCCCACCGAACCGGTCGGCGGCTGCCAGACGAGCAAGGCCCCGTACTTCTGCGAGTACGTCAAGTACGACGTCCTCAACGCCCTCGCCGGCGGCAAGTACTGGCAGATGGAGCCGAAGGAACAGCAGACCATCGTCAACAAGATGAACCGCGGCGGCTACACCGTCCGCACCACCCTCGACATGGACAAGCAGCAGGCCGTCGACAAGGCCCTGCGCAGCATCGTCGACCCCCAGGGCAACCGTGTCGGCGCCGAGGCCATGGTCGAGCCCGGCACCGGCAAGATCCGCGCCATCGGGCTGAGCAAGCACTTCGGCCCCGGCAAGGGCAAGACCACCATCAACCTCCCCGCCGACACCGCGCACGGCGGCGGCACCGGCGTCTCCGCCGGTTCGACGTTCAAGGTCTTCACCCTCGCCGCCGCCCTCGAACAGGGCATTCCGGTCAACACGAGCATCAAGTCGCCCGAGACGATGTCCGTCAGCGGCTTCCAGGCGTGCCCCTACTACGGGACGTACCAGGGCAAGAAGTACAACGGCGAGCTGCTGGGCGGCGGCCCCCCCTGGCGGGTCTCCAACGCCGGCGACAGCCAGTCCGGCACCTTCAACCTCAAGACCGGCACCTGGGGCTCGGTCAACACGTTCTACGCCCAGCTCGAGAAGCGCGTCGGCGTCTGCAACGCCGTCAAGATGGCCGAGCGGTTCGGCATGAAGCAGGGCAACGGCCAGCCGCTCCTGCCCGTCCCCGCCCAGGTCCTCGGCGTCAACGACGTCGACATGGTGCACCTTGCCGCCGCCTACGCCGGGTTCGCCGCCGGCGGCAAGTACTGCAAGCCGCTCGCGGTCACCGAGGTCGTCGACCGCACCGGCAAGGCCGTCAAGCTGCCGAAGCACGAGTGCAAGCAGGTCATCGACAAGGACGTCGCCAACAAGGTCGCCTCGATCCTGCACGCCAACATGAGCAAGGGCACCCCGAAGGGCCGCAACATCGGACGCCCGGCAGCCGCGAAGACCGGCACCTGCGAAGCCCACACCTGCGCCGACTTCGCCGGCTTCACCCCGAACCTCGCCGCCGCCGTCGCCTACTGGGACTTCCGCGGCCCCTGGCAGTACAAGGTCTACGGCGTCTACGGCGCCGGCACCCCCGGCGCCATCTGGCAGAACAGCATGCGCGAGGCCCTCCAGGGCGAGCCCGCCCCCGGCTTCAACGCCCCCGCCCGCAACTTCGGTGACACCACGAAGGTCCCGAACGTCGCGAACCAGCCCCTGGACGTCGCCAGGAAGACGATCGAGGGCGTGGGGCTCAAGGTCCAGATCTCACCCGCGAACTCGGACAAGCCCCGCAACACGGTCGTCTCGTCCTCTCCCGGGGCGGACACCGAAGCGGCCCCGGGCAGCACGGTCATCCTCTACGTGAGCAACGGCAGACCAGAGTGA
- a CDS encoding GatB/YqeY domain-containing protein encodes MTLKEKLETDLTAAIKGRDDLRTRTLRMALTAVKNEEVAGKQVRVLSDDDVVKVLTREAKKRREAATAFEDAGRAESAQAERDEGVVLEEYLPAQLGDAELAALVADAIAESGAAGPRAMGQVMKVVNPKVAGRAEGGRVAAEVKRQLAE; translated from the coding sequence ATGACCCTGAAGGAGAAGCTGGAGACCGACCTGACGGCCGCGATCAAGGGGCGGGACGATCTGCGCACGCGCACCCTGCGGATGGCGCTCACGGCGGTGAAGAACGAGGAGGTCGCCGGCAAGCAGGTGCGAGTGCTGTCGGACGACGACGTCGTCAAGGTGCTCACCCGGGAGGCGAAGAAGCGCCGGGAGGCGGCGACCGCGTTCGAGGACGCGGGGCGTGCGGAGTCCGCGCAGGCGGAGCGGGACGAGGGCGTGGTCCTGGAGGAGTACCTGCCCGCTCAGCTGGGGGACGCGGAGCTGGCCGCTCTGGTGGCGGACGCGATCGCCGAGTCGGGGGCCGCGGGGCCGCGGGCGATGGGGCAGGTCATGAAGGTCGTGAACCCGAAGGTCGCGGGACGGGCCGAGGGGGGACGGGTCGCCGCGGAGGTGAAGCGGCAGCTCGCCGAGTGA
- a CDS encoding metallophosphoesterase, protein METREGRAVQKKYSVPLTLAGAGAATFGYASVIERNWFRLRRFDVPVLAPGRPPVKILHISDAHLTPGRSRLIRWVRSLEALEPDLVVNTGDTLSHRDAIPSFLDALGPLLERPGVFVYGSNDLYSPLLKNPLRYIWRTSKSDYAKKKREPDLPYRELGSSLQSAGWLDLNNRIGRLKVGELDIEFGGINDSHINLDRYDKIAGPVDPQADVHLGVMHSPEPRNLDRFTADGYDLLLAGHTHGGQVCVPFYGALATNCGIDRPRVKGLHRHRGSWLHVSAGLGTSPKAPVRFCCPPEASLLTLVPR, encoded by the coding sequence ATGGAAACCAGAGAAGGGAGAGCCGTGCAAAAGAAGTACTCCGTGCCCCTCACCCTCGCGGGCGCGGGCGCCGCGACCTTCGGGTACGCCTCGGTGATCGAGCGGAACTGGTTCCGCCTGCGCCGATTCGACGTGCCCGTCCTCGCCCCCGGCCGCCCCCCGGTGAAAATCCTGCACATCTCCGACGCGCATCTCACCCCGGGCCGCTCCCGTCTCATCCGCTGGGTCCGCTCCCTCGAGGCCCTCGAACCGGACCTCGTCGTCAACACCGGCGACACCCTGTCCCACCGCGACGCGATCCCCTCCTTCCTCGACGCCCTCGGCCCCCTCCTCGAACGCCCCGGCGTCTTCGTCTACGGCTCCAACGACCTCTACAGCCCGCTCCTGAAGAACCCGCTCCGCTACATCTGGCGCACGAGCAAGTCCGACTACGCCAAGAAGAAGCGCGAACCCGACCTCCCGTACCGCGAACTGGGCTCGTCCCTCCAGTCGGCCGGCTGGCTCGACCTCAACAACCGCATCGGCCGCCTCAAAGTGGGCGAACTCGACATCGAGTTCGGCGGCATCAACGACTCCCACATCAACCTCGACCGCTACGACAAGATCGCCGGCCCCGTCGACCCCCAGGCCGACGTCCACCTCGGCGTCATGCACTCCCCCGAACCCCGCAACCTCGACCGCTTCACCGCCGACGGCTACGACCTCCTCCTCGCCGGCCACACCCACGGCGGCCAGGTCTGCGTCCCCTTCTACGGCGCCCTCGCCACCAACTGCGGCATCGACCGCCCCCGAGTCAAGGGCCTGCACCGCCACCGCGGCTCCTGGCTCCACGTCTCCGCCGGCCTCGGCACCTCCCCGAAGGCCCCCGTCCGCTTCTGCTGCCCACCCGAAGCGTCCCTCCTCACGCTCGTCCCCCGCTAA
- a CDS encoding NUDIX domain-containing protein: protein MTSAPGLNIRQLHADAVRDGIAKLVVGAIIHTTDQVLILRRSTEDAFMAGIEELPSGGVEPGENLLTALERELAEEIGWAGPLALDPGFVAHFDYISGSGRKARQYTFALAHHGRPITLSPEHTAHRWLHPTDLSDSDVTPETARAIQNWATS from the coding sequence GTGACCAGCGCACCGGGCCTGAACATCCGGCAGTTGCACGCCGACGCCGTCCGTGACGGCATCGCCAAACTCGTGGTCGGCGCCATCATCCACACCACCGACCAGGTGCTGATCCTGCGCCGCTCCACCGAGGACGCCTTCATGGCCGGCATCGAAGAGCTTCCCTCCGGCGGCGTCGAGCCTGGCGAGAATCTGCTCACCGCACTAGAACGCGAACTGGCCGAAGAAATCGGCTGGGCCGGACCACTCGCCCTCGATCCCGGCTTCGTCGCCCACTTCGACTACATCTCCGGATCCGGCCGCAAAGCCCGCCAATACACCTTCGCTCTAGCCCACCACGGCCGACCCATCACCCTAAGCCCCGAACACACCGCCCACCGATGGCTCCACCCCACCGACCTAAGCGATTCCGACGTCACTCCCGAAACCGCACGAGCAATCCAGAACTGGGCCACCTCATAA
- a CDS encoding DUF4097 family beta strand repeat-containing protein → MQRFDTPAPISAVIDIPAGRVQCIAANRTDTAVEVRPANASKGRDVKIAEQTTVVYADGVLRIEATARNQYFGPTGSIEVTVQLPAGSHVETKASSADFRAVGRFGDIAFEGAHGTIKVDEATSARLATSAGDVQVGRLKGPAEITTAKGDIRITEAVHGTVELTTQSGDISIGAAAGVSASLDAGTGYGRVKNTLANNGTTNLDIHATTAHGDITAHSL, encoded by the coding sequence ATGCAGCGCTTCGACACCCCCGCCCCGATCTCCGCCGTCATCGACATCCCCGCCGGGCGCGTCCAGTGCATCGCCGCCAACCGGACCGACACCGCCGTGGAGGTCCGCCCCGCGAACGCCTCCAAGGGCCGTGACGTCAAGATCGCCGAGCAGACCACGGTCGTCTACGCCGACGGCGTCCTGCGGATCGAGGCCACGGCCCGCAACCAGTACTTCGGCCCCACCGGCTCCATCGAGGTGACGGTCCAGCTGCCCGCCGGCTCTCACGTCGAGACCAAGGCGTCCAGCGCCGACTTCCGGGCCGTCGGACGGTTCGGCGACATCGCCTTCGAGGGCGCGCACGGCACGATCAAGGTCGACGAGGCCACGAGCGCCCGCCTCGCCACCTCCGCCGGTGACGTTCAGGTCGGCCGCCTCAAGGGCCCCGCGGAGATCACCACCGCGAAGGGCGACATCCGCATCACCGAAGCCGTCCACGGCACGGTCGAACTGACCACCCAGTCCGGCGACATCTCGATCGGAGCCGCCGCCGGAGTCTCGGCCTCCCTGGACGCCGGCACCGGCTACGGCCGCGTCAAGAACACCCTCGCCAACAACGGCACCACCAACCTCGACATCCACGCCACCACCGCCCACGGCGACATCACCGCCCACAGCCTCTAA
- a CDS encoding GbsR/MarR family transcriptional regulator: MPGGRLTQQERQQIAQGLADGLAYAEIARRVDRPTSTITREVMRNGGPTGYRADLAQRATERRAHRRRAASSRGREPVAQPHGRDAEAVREFEETFTTVFITTGLPKMMARVLTCLYTTDSGSLTASELVRRLQVSPASVSKAITFLEEQGLVRRERDERRRERYVVDDDVWYQSMIASARGLLQIIDVAREGVGVLGADTEAGARLEAAARFLDFVSESTARAAEQAREVLHVTTPSAKAAGS; encoded by the coding sequence ATGCCGGGCGGTCGGCTCACCCAGCAGGAACGCCAGCAGATCGCGCAGGGGCTGGCGGACGGTCTCGCCTATGCGGAGATCGCCAGGCGCGTCGATCGTCCGACTTCGACGATCACGCGTGAGGTGATGCGGAACGGTGGGCCCACCGGGTACCGCGCGGACCTGGCCCAGCGCGCCACCGAGCGCCGCGCCCACCGGCGCAGGGCCGCTTCGTCGCGTGGACGGGAACCGGTCGCCCAGCCGCATGGACGGGACGCCGAGGCCGTGCGCGAGTTCGAGGAGACGTTCACGACCGTCTTCATCACCACGGGGCTGCCCAAGATGATGGCCCGGGTGCTGACCTGTCTCTACACCACCGACTCCGGCAGCCTCACGGCATCCGAACTCGTCCGGCGCCTCCAGGTCAGCCCGGCGTCCGTGTCCAAGGCGATCACGTTCCTGGAGGAGCAGGGCCTGGTCCGCCGGGAACGGGACGAGCGACGCCGCGAGCGCTACGTGGTGGACGACGACGTCTGGTACCAGTCGATGATCGCCTCCGCTCGAGGGCTCCTCCAGATCATCGACGTCGCGCGGGAGGGCGTCGGTGTGCTCGGTGCGGACACCGAGGCCGGGGCGCGGCTCGAGGCCGCCGCGCGCTTCCTCGATTTCGTCAGCGAGAGCACCGCGCGTGCCGCCGAGCAGGCGCGGGAGGTTCTCCATGTCACGACTCCCTCGGCGAAGGCCGCGGGATCGTGA
- a CDS encoding TIGR02677 family protein has product MDGSEDVEETWRRLGAYAYLSVPERLEYVAIMRVFCGTLLADLAVPDVLAKLGGADADTLTGRLEQLVKWGNLLRSSHSVKASSITEYQRSRSRYQLSKLGERVQRDVDEVLAGADAAREVSSELPALVERGLRELDERVGRPDVDPQELLERVSTLFVQFTEFADSVRDFYAYLGQVLARYDLDGAEYQGFKDLLLDYVEAITDEVTFRAPRIAAVLDRLWPRIPGMLERLDAHARGLSVLPEARVQRSRGRELADWEGLRGWFADVDGQGSQVDQLRDAALRAMRSLLANAKRMLRSASGEMSRRKDLLRLARWFDEAAPEDAHDIAVAAFGLYGARHLGVAPGEDVVPASTSWWTGPVVEVPVALRERGSRAQRGRAAAVEDHSAQKRRLREAARERAAARRAAADELRSVSGRFAEVPLTSAALGLLLELLATAMGNARPRRDGGALDLEGAWSEDAELGVRLAVRYRAGARTTLRSADGDLLLDDLELDVAGVAAVEVGT; this is encoded by the coding sequence ATGGACGGGTCGGAGGACGTCGAGGAGACGTGGCGGCGGCTGGGGGCCTACGCGTATCTCAGCGTTCCGGAACGGCTGGAGTACGTCGCGATCATGCGGGTGTTCTGCGGGACGCTGCTGGCCGACCTCGCGGTGCCGGACGTGCTGGCGAAGCTCGGCGGGGCCGACGCCGACACGCTGACCGGACGGCTGGAGCAGCTGGTCAAGTGGGGGAACCTGCTGCGCAGCAGTCATTCGGTGAAGGCGTCGAGCATCACCGAGTATCAGCGTTCGCGGTCCCGGTACCAGTTGTCGAAGCTGGGCGAGCGGGTGCAGCGGGACGTCGACGAGGTGCTGGCGGGCGCGGACGCGGCGCGCGAGGTGAGCAGCGAGCTGCCGGCGCTGGTGGAGCGGGGGCTGCGGGAACTGGACGAGCGGGTGGGGCGGCCCGACGTCGATCCGCAGGAGCTGCTCGAGCGGGTCAGCACGCTGTTCGTGCAGTTCACGGAGTTCGCGGACTCGGTGCGGGACTTCTACGCGTATCTCGGGCAGGTGCTGGCCCGGTACGACCTCGACGGCGCCGAGTATCAGGGGTTCAAGGACCTGCTGCTCGATTACGTCGAGGCGATCACCGACGAGGTGACGTTCCGGGCGCCGCGGATCGCGGCGGTGCTGGACCGGTTGTGGCCGCGGATCCCGGGGATGCTGGAGCGGCTCGACGCGCACGCGCGGGGGCTTTCGGTGCTGCCGGAGGCGCGGGTGCAGCGCAGCCGGGGGCGTGAGCTCGCGGACTGGGAGGGGCTGCGCGGCTGGTTCGCCGACGTGGACGGGCAGGGCAGCCAGGTCGATCAGCTGCGGGACGCGGCGCTGCGGGCGATGCGGTCGCTGCTGGCGAACGCGAAGCGGATGCTGCGGTCGGCGTCGGGCGAGATGTCGCGGCGCAAGGATCTGCTGCGGCTGGCCAGGTGGTTCGACGAGGCGGCGCCGGAGGACGCGCACGACATCGCCGTCGCGGCGTTCGGGTTGTACGGGGCGCGGCATCTGGGGGTCGCGCCGGGTGAGGACGTGGTGCCGGCGTCCACGAGCTGGTGGACGGGTCCGGTGGTGGAGGTGCCGGTGGCGTTGCGGGAGCGGGGCAGCCGGGCGCAGCGGGGCCGGGCGGCGGCGGTGGAGGATCATTCGGCGCAGAAGCGGCGGTTGCGGGAGGCGGCGCGGGAGCGGGCGGCGGCGCGGCGGGCCGCGGCGGACGAGCTGCGGAGCGTCTCCGGCCGGTTCGCCGAGGTGCCGCTGACGTCCGCCGCCTTGGGGTTGCTGCTGGAGCTGCTCGCGACCGCGATGGGCAATGCCCGGCCGCGGCGGGACGGGGGCGCGCTGGATCTCGAGGGCGCGTGGAGCGAGGACGCGGAGCTGGGTGTCCGGCTCGCCGTGCGGTACCGGGCGGGCGCGCGGACGACGCTGCGTTCGGCGGACGGCGATCTGCTGCTGGACGATCTGGAGCTGGACGTGGCCGGGGTGGCGGCGGTGGAGGTCGGCACGTGA
- a CDS encoding TIGR02678 family protein, with amino-acid sequence MTLPSARDADLAAERRAAARLLLAHPLVTADGPHADVFPLVRRHADWLGKRFQQVLGYRLLVDTSYARLFKAGLGRGSGHRLRRSTGTPFDPRTYACLALALSVLVTAPEQMLLSQLVADIRAAAADAGVELEGAGRAVERRTLVAALRRLVEWGVLAETEGTVGALAREDGGEALITVDREVARVVVAGPLAQSRDGADLVARAADPGFGGPRTYVRRMLVETPVVYLDGLTDAERDWLRTRQRREAQAFSELLGLEAEIRAEGVALVDPEDELTDLHLPGTGTVAQAALLLLERLVERLCPDDPGHPATGGRLVIGVAVPDGLVDELLAGLVAEYGRRGGWQRDLVEDPRALREAVLDLLARMRLVTYAGAVRAEGEGLPDGYAGGVPDDRSVMDVRGARPVESGLVLLAASARYAPDVTVRRAGRAAPDADVQEELPL; translated from the coding sequence GTGACGCTTCCCTCGGCGCGGGACGCGGATCTGGCGGCGGAGCGGCGGGCGGCGGCGCGGCTGCTGCTGGCGCATCCGCTGGTGACGGCGGACGGGCCGCACGCGGACGTGTTCCCGCTGGTGCGCAGGCACGCGGACTGGCTCGGCAAGCGGTTCCAGCAGGTGCTGGGCTATCGGCTGCTGGTCGACACGTCGTACGCGCGGTTGTTCAAGGCCGGGTTGGGCCGGGGGTCGGGGCATCGGCTGCGGCGGTCGACGGGCACCCCGTTCGATCCGCGCACGTACGCGTGCCTGGCGTTGGCGTTGTCGGTGCTGGTGACGGCCCCGGAGCAGATGCTGTTGTCGCAGCTGGTGGCGGACATCAGGGCGGCGGCGGCCGACGCGGGGGTGGAGCTGGAGGGCGCCGGGCGGGCGGTGGAGCGGCGGACGCTGGTGGCGGCGCTGCGGCGGCTGGTCGAGTGGGGGGTGCTGGCGGAGACCGAGGGCACGGTGGGGGCGCTGGCGCGCGAGGACGGCGGCGAGGCGCTGATCACGGTGGACCGGGAGGTCGCGCGGGTGGTGGTGGCGGGCCCGCTGGCGCAGAGCCGGGACGGGGCGGACCTGGTGGCGCGGGCGGCGGATCCGGGGTTCGGCGGGCCGCGGACGTACGTGCGCCGGATGCTCGTGGAGACGCCGGTGGTGTACCTCGACGGGTTGACGGACGCGGAGCGGGACTGGCTGCGGACGCGGCAGCGGCGTGAGGCGCAGGCGTTCTCGGAGCTGCTGGGGCTGGAGGCGGAGATCCGCGCGGAGGGCGTCGCGCTGGTGGATCCGGAGGACGAGCTGACGGATCTGCATCTGCCCGGGACGGGGACGGTGGCGCAGGCGGCGTTGCTGCTGCTGGAGCGGCTGGTGGAGCGGTTGTGCCCGGACGATCCGGGGCATCCGGCGACCGGCGGCCGGCTCGTGATCGGGGTGGCCGTGCCGGACGGGCTCGTGGACGAGCTGCTGGCGGGGCTGGTCGCCGAGTACGGGCGTCGGGGCGGGTGGCAGCGGGATCTCGTGGAGGATCCGCGCGCGCTTCGGGAGGCGGTGCTGGATCTGCTGGCGCGCATGCGGTTGGTGACGTACGCCGGTGCGGTGCGCGCCGAGGGGGAGGGGCTTCCGGACGGGTACGCGGGCGGGGTGCCGGACGATCGGTCGGTGATGGACGTTCGCGGGGCGCGGCCCGTCGAGAGCGGGCTGGTGCTCCTCGCCGCGTCCGCCCGCTATGCCCCGGATGTAACCGTTCGCCGGGCCGGACGTGCGGCTCCGGACGCCGATGTGCAGGAGGAGCTTCCGCTGTGA